The Streptomyces nitrosporeus genome includes a window with the following:
- a CDS encoding S9 family peptidase: MPHTTPAPGTTAGPAAAVRRVRTAMSDLTVPLDSRISPDGRRVAVTVLGPWGSDVLIAPVGGPALPLPTAPPDGRPVSRHTPRWLPDSRTVLLVHEPHGPGLPVLAAWDTRTGVRSELAAVPGAVEDLLVSDDGTEVLLLTADDGAERDGMNLGLPVRLGPDPRPVSYRPGTGWRRLLHGPLPVPDAPAGTASRGPVALRDAGPKGLTVWNVAWRGGRTAVATVSEDPLPAGYYHARLARIDLAGGHPVTLHQPLGQLAAPALSRDGHRAAAVEGISIVAGRPLLVDLADGRVTPVAEAEDTTWIHLDPHDPGRLLAAGLRGTGSRVTDIRTGGGGEGGTAPGAPAKEAPAETGTRTATGTRTTAATGTGAPAAPGAVVTTLHEEQAVLTGAGAQPALSLSADGRTAATVREAPGAPPQAVVAPTSGPDAWSWRPVTAPAPAAAHRDGGHADLARVRTRQTGWTATDGTPVHGLLLDAPGTPAPARPADGTDPGARPLAVVLHGGPSWQWSAGYAPADVLGLAPALAAAGWLVLLPNPRGSSGYGLEHARAVVGACGDGDLDDILSGVAHLVGSGAALPGRAAVLGHSYGGFLAALAAARTDAFRAAVVVSAPADWLSFAHTSVIGGGYEQTYAIGDARTPEGRTALLERSPLFAAGGTGTPTLVLHGEYDRVTPAGQAHELYRALARRAAAPVELHVYPAEGHEFTDPAHLLDAATRAGEWLARHVTHEAADHHGTTPRPRTQDGASGPKEAP, translated from the coding sequence ATGCCCCACACCACCCCGGCCCCCGGCACCACCGCAGGCCCGGCCGCAGCCGTCCGCCGTGTCCGTACGGCCATGTCGGACCTGACCGTGCCGCTGGACAGCAGGATCAGCCCCGACGGCCGCCGCGTCGCGGTCACCGTCCTGGGGCCCTGGGGCAGCGACGTACTGATCGCGCCCGTCGGCGGCCCCGCGCTCCCGCTGCCCACCGCCCCGCCGGACGGCCGGCCCGTCTCCCGGCACACCCCGCGCTGGCTGCCGGACTCCCGGACCGTCCTGCTGGTGCACGAACCGCACGGGCCGGGCCTGCCCGTGCTGGCCGCCTGGGACACCCGCACCGGCGTCCGGAGCGAACTCGCCGCCGTCCCCGGGGCGGTGGAAGACCTCCTCGTCTCCGACGACGGCACCGAGGTACTGCTGCTGACGGCCGACGACGGAGCCGAACGCGACGGGATGAACCTGGGGCTGCCGGTCCGGCTCGGCCCTGACCCCCGGCCGGTCTCCTACCGCCCCGGTACCGGATGGCGCCGCCTGCTGCACGGACCGCTCCCCGTACCGGACGCGCCGGCCGGGACGGCGTCCCGCGGGCCGGTCGCCCTGCGGGACGCCGGCCCAAAGGGGCTGACCGTCTGGAACGTGGCCTGGCGCGGCGGCCGTACCGCCGTCGCGACCGTCTCCGAGGACCCGCTGCCCGCCGGCTACTACCACGCGCGCCTCGCGCGCATCGACCTCGCGGGCGGGCACCCGGTCACCCTCCACCAGCCCCTCGGCCAGCTCGCCGCGCCCGCGCTCAGCCGCGACGGACACCGGGCCGCGGCCGTCGAGGGCATCTCCATCGTGGCCGGGCGCCCCCTGCTGGTGGACCTGGCCGACGGCCGTGTCACCCCGGTCGCCGAGGCCGAGGACACCACCTGGATCCACCTCGACCCGCACGACCCGGGCCGGCTGCTCGCCGCCGGCCTGCGCGGCACGGGCAGCCGCGTCACGGACATCCGGACCGGCGGGGGAGGAGAAGGCGGAACAGCACCAGGAGCACCGGCAAAGGAAGCACCGGCGGAAACCGGAACACGAACCGCAACCGGAACGCGAACCACGGCCGCAACCGGAACCGGTGCGCCGGCCGCCCCCGGAGCCGTCGTCACCACGCTCCACGAGGAGCAGGCCGTGCTCACCGGTGCCGGTGCCCAGCCGGCCCTCAGCCTCAGCGCCGACGGACGGACCGCGGCGACCGTCCGCGAGGCGCCCGGCGCACCGCCCCAGGCCGTCGTGGCCCCGACGTCCGGCCCGGACGCCTGGTCCTGGCGGCCCGTCACCGCACCCGCACCGGCCGCCGCGCACCGCGACGGCGGACACGCCGACCTCGCCCGTGTCCGGACCCGGCAGACCGGCTGGACCGCGACGGACGGCACCCCGGTACACGGACTGCTCCTCGACGCCCCCGGCACACCGGCCCCCGCCCGCCCCGCCGACGGCACGGACCCCGGCGCGCGCCCGCTCGCCGTGGTGCTGCACGGCGGGCCCTCCTGGCAGTGGTCCGCCGGTTACGCCCCCGCCGACGTCCTGGGCCTGGCACCCGCCCTGGCCGCCGCAGGCTGGCTCGTCCTGCTCCCCAACCCCCGTGGGAGCAGCGGCTACGGCCTGGAGCACGCGCGGGCCGTCGTCGGCGCCTGCGGCGACGGCGACCTCGACGACATCCTCAGCGGCGTCGCCCACCTCGTCGGCAGCGGTGCCGCGCTCCCCGGCCGGGCAGCCGTACTGGGCCACAGCTACGGAGGCTTCCTCGCCGCCCTCGCCGCCGCCCGCACCGACGCCTTCCGCGCGGCGGTCGTGGTCTCCGCCCCCGCCGACTGGCTGAGCTTCGCCCACACCTCGGTGATCGGAGGGGGCTACGAACAGACCTACGCCATCGGCGACGCCCGCACCCCCGAGGGCCGTACCGCCCTGCTCGAACGCTCCCCGCTCTTCGCGGCCGGCGGGACCGGCACCCCCACCCTCGTCCTGCACGGCGAATACGACCGGGTCACCCCGGCCGGCCAGGCGCACGAGCTGTACCGCGCCCTGGCCCGCCGCGCCGCGGCACCCGTCGAACTCCACGTCTACCCCGCCGAGGGCCACGAGTTCACGGACCCCGCCCATCTGCTGGACGCCGCCACCCGCGCCGGGGAATGGCTGGCCCGGCACGTCACCCACGAGGCCGCGGACCACCACGGCACCACGCCCCGCCCCCGGACGCAGGACGGCGCCTCCGGCCCGAAGGAAGCACCATGA
- a CDS encoding ABC transporter permease, translating into MTDPRHPRAAPPPSRRGRLRAALPVRYVLRRLAGTAGLLLVLSLAVFALLRLAPGDPARTLLGTRSATPEALASVRAAHHLDEPLVTQYARWLTDAFSGDLGTSIRTGESVAAALGDRLALTGQLVLAGFAVALLLGIPLGVLAGLRARRPVDRAVQSAGVLALSTPAFAGGLLLIYVFSLMLGWLPAYGPGTGGPDRLLHLLLPGATLGLAVTAVLIKLVRAAVVRELARDHVTFALARGVPTRTVLFRYVLRGTVVPVTTGIGLVLAYLLAGTVMVEQVFALPGLGQLLVQSVTFKDVPVVQAEALLIAALVCLANLATDLTHPLADPRLRTDRRRRRPGRSTPTALTEGQA; encoded by the coding sequence ATGACCGACCCCCGCCACCCCCGGGCCGCCCCGCCGCCCTCCCGGCGCGGCAGGCTGCGCGCCGCGCTGCCCGTGCGCTACGTGCTGCGACGGCTCGCGGGCACCGCCGGACTGCTGCTCGTCCTCTCCCTGGCCGTGTTCGCACTGCTGCGGCTCGCCCCCGGCGACCCCGCCCGCACCCTGCTCGGCACCCGCAGCGCCACCCCCGAGGCCCTGGCCTCCGTACGCGCCGCGCACCACCTCGACGAACCGCTCGTCACGCAGTACGCGCGATGGCTGACGGACGCCTTCAGCGGCGACCTCGGCACCTCGATCCGCACCGGCGAGAGCGTCGCCGCGGCCCTCGGCGACCGGCTGGCTCTCACCGGGCAGCTCGTGCTGGCCGGTTTCGCCGTGGCACTGCTGCTGGGCATCCCCCTCGGCGTCCTGGCCGGGCTGCGCGCCCGGCGCCCCGTCGACCGGGCCGTACAGAGCGCCGGAGTCCTGGCCCTCTCCACCCCGGCCTTCGCCGGCGGCCTGCTCCTCATCTACGTCTTCTCCCTCATGCTGGGCTGGCTGCCCGCGTACGGACCGGGCACCGGCGGCCCGGACCGGCTGCTCCACCTCCTGCTGCCCGGCGCCACCCTCGGCCTCGCGGTGACCGCGGTGCTGATCAAACTCGTCCGGGCCGCGGTCGTACGCGAACTGGCCCGCGACCACGTGACCTTCGCGCTGGCCCGCGGGGTACCCACCCGCACCGTGCTGTTCCGGTACGTCCTGCGCGGCACCGTCGTACCGGTCACCACCGGCATCGGGCTGGTCCTGGCCTATCTGCTGGCCGGCACCGTCATGGTCGAGCAGGTGTTCGCGCTGCCGGGGCTGGGGCAGCTCCTCGTCCAGTCCGTGACCTTCAAGGACGTGCCCGTGGTGCAGGCCGAGGCGCTCCTCATCGCCGCCCTCGTCTGTCTGGCCAACCTCGCCACCGACCTCACCCACCCCCTGGCCGACCCGCGCCTGCGCACCGACCGCCGCCGGCGCCGTCCCGGCCGCAGCACGCCGACCGCACTCACCGAGGGGCAGGCATGA
- a CDS encoding ABC transporter permease has protein sequence MTTRATTAARKASGRRGPAGPLTAVCAVIALLLLAAAAAGQWVYPDWDRQDLMATAAMPGGGHPLGTDELGRDVWQMLVAGARSTLAGAALVAVGSMLIGNLLGLTAGYFGGITDTAVRRLADLLLALPALLVTIVVAGIGGGGYALAVGVLVVLTSPGDIRLVRSAVLEQSHRAYVEAARTLGLPSRTIMVRHIWPNVLPVVVANTMLNFAGAIVALSSLSFLGLGVPPGAPDWGRMLAENRTLLYDNPSAALAPAVAVIVSAVVVNLLGDRLFEYFSDRRP, from the coding sequence ATGACCACGCGCGCCACCACAGCCGCCCGCAAGGCGTCCGGACGCCGGGGCCCGGCCGGCCCGCTCACCGCCGTCTGCGCCGTGATCGCCCTGCTGCTGCTCGCGGCCGCCGCCGCCGGACAGTGGGTGTACCCCGACTGGGACCGGCAGGACCTGATGGCCACCGCCGCGATGCCCGGCGGCGGCCACCCCCTCGGTACCGACGAACTCGGCCGCGACGTCTGGCAGATGCTGGTCGCCGGCGCGCGCAGCACACTGGCCGGGGCCGCACTCGTCGCCGTCGGTTCCATGCTGATCGGCAACCTCCTCGGCCTGACGGCCGGCTACTTCGGCGGCATCACCGACACCGCCGTGCGCCGCCTGGCCGACCTGCTGCTGGCCCTGCCCGCGCTGCTCGTCACGATCGTGGTCGCGGGCATCGGCGGCGGGGGGTACGCCCTCGCGGTCGGCGTCCTGGTGGTGCTGACCTCACCCGGGGACATCCGGCTGGTGCGCTCGGCGGTGCTGGAACAGAGCCACCGCGCCTACGTCGAGGCGGCCCGGACCCTCGGCCTGCCCTCCCGCACCATCATGGTGCGGCACATCTGGCCCAACGTCCTGCCCGTCGTCGTCGCCAACACCATGCTCAACTTCGCGGGCGCGATCGTCGCCCTGTCCTCGCTGTCCTTCCTCGGCCTGGGCGTCCCGCCCGGCGCCCCCGACTGGGGCCGCATGCTCGCCGAGAACCGCACCCTGCTCTACGACAACCCGTCAGCCGCCCTGGCCCCCGCCGTCGCGGTGATCGTCTCCGCGGTCGTGGTCAACCTGCTCGGCGACCGGCTGTTCGAGTACTTCTCCGACCGGAGGCCCTGA